In the genome of Staphylococcus durrellii, one region contains:
- the sigB gene encoding RNA polymerase sigma factor SigB, which produces MTKESKSVNDVSPEQINKWIQEHQNNENTDAQDRLVKHYRKLIESLAYKYSKGQSHHEDLVQVGMVGLIGAINRFDLSFDRKFEAFLVPTVIGEIKRYLRDKTWSVHVPRRIKEIGPRIKKVSDELTNELERSPSIDEIAQRLEVSDEEVLEAMEMSQSYNALSVDHSIEADKDGSTVTLLDIMGKQDSNYDLTEKRMILEKILPILSEREREIIQCTFIEGLSQKETGERIGLSQMHVSRLQRTAIKKLQDAAKK; this is translated from the coding sequence ATGACGAAAGAGTCGAAATCGGTTAATGACGTATCACCTGAACAGATCAACAAATGGATACAAGAGCATCAAAACAACGAAAATACTGATGCTCAAGATAGGTTAGTTAAACATTATCGTAAACTCATAGAATCATTAGCTTACAAATATTCCAAAGGTCAGTCTCATCACGAAGATTTAGTTCAGGTGGGTATGGTTGGTTTAATTGGAGCAATAAACCGTTTTGATTTATCCTTTGATAGAAAATTCGAAGCTTTTTTAGTGCCTACAGTAATTGGAGAAATAAAACGTTATCTCCGTGATAAAACTTGGAGCGTTCATGTTCCTAGAAGAATTAAAGAAATAGGGCCACGCATAAAAAAGGTCAGTGACGAATTAACCAATGAATTAGAACGCTCACCTTCTATTGATGAAATAGCTCAAAGATTAGAAGTAAGTGATGAAGAAGTGCTCGAAGCAATGGAAATGAGCCAAAGTTATAATGCACTTAGTGTAGATCATTCAATTGAAGCAGATAAAGATGGATCAACGGTTACTTTATTAGACATCATGGGCAAACAAGATTCTAATTATGATTTAACGGAAAAGCGTATGATATTAGAAAAAATATTACCCATTTTATCTGAAAGAGAACGAGAGATCATTCAATGTACATTTATTGAAGGATTAAGTCAAAAAGAAACAGGGGAACGCATTGGATTAAGTCAAATGCATGTTTCTCGCCTCCAAAGAACAGCAATAAAAAAATTACAAGATGCAGCAAAGAAATAA
- a CDS encoding SpoIIE family protein phosphatase, with amino-acid sequence MEEFKKMYRHLIDLSLTTSGRQELAEECSSYIDEVVNKDILPEEIVEIHKEYITMLDLNQTEILGSLEVLEEIVKGFGYNYRDYQRLVDRMQYHDKEIDLASRLQQTMLKTDIPQFDSIQIGVISVAAQKVSGDYFNLIDHKDGTMSFAVADVIGKGIPAALAMSMIKFGMDSYGHSQLPSDGLKRLNRVVEKNVNQNMFVTMFYGLYEEMNHLLYCSSAGHEPGYIYRAESQEFEEIDVRGRVLGVSQLTRYKQQEIPVYLDDLVIIFTDGVTEVRDQEGTFLDKSYLLNMIHKYKHMHPQDIVQLLYEAILKIQNPKKRDDLTILIIKRVN; translated from the coding sequence ATGGAAGAATTTAAAAAAATGTATAGACATCTTATAGATTTAAGTCTAACAACATCTGGTAGACAGGAACTAGCTGAGGAATGTAGTTCTTATATTGATGAAGTTGTAAATAAAGATATTTTACCAGAAGAAATCGTTGAAATTCACAAAGAATATATTACCATGCTAGATTTAAACCAAACAGAAATTTTGGGTTCTTTAGAAGTTTTAGAAGAAATTGTTAAAGGTTTTGGTTATAATTATAGAGATTATCAACGTCTCGTTGACCGTATGCAATATCATGACAAAGAAATAGATTTAGCCTCTAGGTTACAACAAACAATGTTGAAAACCGATATTCCTCAATTTGATAGTATTCAAATAGGTGTTATTTCTGTTGCTGCACAAAAAGTAAGTGGAGATTACTTCAATTTAATCGATCATAAAGATGGTACGATGAGTTTTGCTGTAGCTGATGTGATAGGTAAAGGAATACCTGCTGCGCTAGCAATGAGTATGATTAAGTTCGGAATGGACTCATATGGTCATTCACAACTTCCGAGTGATGGTTTAAAAAGATTAAATCGAGTTGTCGAAAAAAATGTTAATCAAAATATGTTTGTAACTATGTTTTATGGGTTATATGAAGAGATGAATCATTTATTATATTGTAGCTCGGCTGGACATGAGCCTGGATATATCTATAGAGCAGAGTCACAAGAATTTGAAGAAATAGATGTGCGAGGACGTGTGTTAGGCGTTAGCCAACTTACAAGATATAAGCAACAAGAGATACCGGTTTATTTAGATGACTTAGTAATAATATTTACCGATGGCGTTACTGAAGTTCGCGACCAAGAAGGAACATTTTTAGATAAAAGTTACTTATTAAATATGATTCACAAATATAAACATATGCATCCCCAAGATATTGTGCAATTATTGTACGAAGCTATTTTAAAAATACAAAATCCCAAGAAACGCGACGATTTAACAATTTTAATTATTAAACGAGTCAATTAA
- the leuD gene encoding 3-isopropylmalate dehydratase small subunit, giving the protein MDVKPITTYTGKIVPLFHDNIDTDQIIPKVHLKRISKTGFGPFAFDEWRYLDDGSDNPDFNPNKPEYENASILITGDNFGCGSSREHAAWAIKDYGFDIIIAGSYSDIFYMNCTKNGMLPISLDEDARKHLATFSEITIDLPNQTVSTPEKSYHFDIDATWKNKLVNGLDDIAVTLQYEDEIAAYENAKTFQ; this is encoded by the coding sequence ATGGATGTAAAACCGATAACAACTTATACTGGAAAAATTGTACCACTTTTCCATGACAATATTGACACTGACCAAATTATACCTAAAGTACATTTAAAAAGAATTTCTAAAACTGGCTTTGGCCCTTTCGCATTCGACGAATGGCGTTATTTAGATGATGGATCTGATAATCCAGATTTCAACCCTAATAAGCCTGAATATGAAAATGCCTCGATTCTTATAACTGGTGATAATTTCGGATGTGGTTCTAGTAGAGAGCATGCTGCTTGGGCAATCAAAGACTATGGTTTTGATATTATAATAGCTGGTAGTTATAGTGATATTTTCTATATGAATTGTACAAAAAACGGCATGCTACCTATAAGTTTAGATGAAGATGCTAGAAAACATTTAGCAACTTTCTCAGAAATCACCATAGATTTACCCAACCAAACCGTATCAACCCCTGAAAAATCTTACCATTTTGATATTGATGCTACTTGGAAAAACAAACTAGTCAATGGTTTAGATGACATAGCAGTTACACTGCAATATGAGGATGAAATTGCTGCTTATGAAAATGCAAAGACATTTCAATAA
- the leuC gene encoding 3-isopropylmalate dehydratase large subunit gives MGKTLFDKVWNKHVLTGKEGSPQLLYIDLHLIHEVTSPQAFEGLRLQNRKLRRPDLTYATLDHNVPTVDIFNIKDEIANKQITTLQENAKAFGVHIFDMGSDEQGIVHMVGPETGLTQPGKTIVCGDSHTATHGAFGAIAFGIGTSEVEHVFATQTLWQTKPKNLKIDVNGKLPTGVYAKDIILYLINQYGVDFGTGYALEFSGETIRNLSMEARMTICNMAIEAGAKYGMMQPDDTTFEYVKGRPYATNYEYDVDEWRELYTDDDAQFDKVIEMDVSGLEPQVTWGTNPEMGVSFNTPFPEIKNVNDERAYDYMGLKPGQKAEDIDLGYVFLGSCTNARLSDLVEASHIVKGNKVHPNITAIVVPGSRTVKIEAEKLGIDKIFKDAGFDWREPGCSMCLGMNPDQVPNGVHCASTSNRNFEGRQGKGARTHLVSPAMAAAAAINGKFVDVRKVVV, from the coding sequence ATGGGTAAAACACTATTCGATAAAGTTTGGAACAAACACGTTTTGACTGGGAAAGAAGGTTCCCCACAGTTATTATACATTGATTTACATTTAATTCATGAAGTTACATCTCCTCAAGCATTTGAAGGACTGAGACTTCAAAATAGAAAACTTAGAAGACCTGATTTAACTTATGCTACTTTGGATCATAACGTACCTACCGTTGATATTTTTAATATTAAGGATGAAATAGCAAATAAACAAATCACAACTTTGCAAGAAAATGCTAAAGCATTTGGCGTTCATATTTTTGATATGGGTTCTGATGAACAAGGTATCGTTCACATGGTTGGACCTGAAACTGGATTAACACAACCTGGTAAAACTATCGTTTGTGGCGATTCACATACTGCTACCCACGGTGCTTTCGGTGCCATAGCTTTTGGCATTGGTACAAGTGAGGTAGAACATGTTTTTGCAACTCAAACATTGTGGCAAACTAAACCTAAAAATCTTAAAATTGACGTTAATGGTAAACTTCCAACAGGTGTTTATGCAAAAGATATAATTCTATATCTAATTAATCAATATGGTGTAGATTTTGGTACAGGTTATGCTTTAGAATTTTCTGGAGAAACGATCCGTAACCTTTCTATGGAGGCACGTATGACAATTTGTAATATGGCTATAGAGGCAGGTGCAAAATATGGCATGATGCAACCTGATGATACTACTTTTGAATATGTAAAAGGTCGTCCATATGCTACAAATTATGAATATGATGTCGATGAATGGCGTGAGCTATATACTGATGACGACGCTCAATTTGATAAGGTTATTGAAATGGATGTTTCAGGATTAGAACCTCAAGTCACTTGGGGCACTAATCCAGAAATGGGTGTTAGTTTTAATACACCTTTCCCTGAGATTAAAAATGTTAATGATGAACGTGCTTATGACTATATGGGATTAAAACCAGGTCAAAAAGCCGAGGACATCGATTTAGGTTATGTATTTTTAGGCTCATGTACAAATGCTAGACTTTCTGATTTAGTTGAAGCAAGTCACATCGTGAAGGGAAATAAAGTTCATCCAAATATTACTGCTATTGTCGTTCCAGGTTCAAGAACTGTTAAGATTGAAGCAGAGAAATTAGGCATTGATAAGATATTTAAAGATGCAGGATTTGATTGGAGAGAACCAGGTTGTTCAATGTGTTTAGGTATGAACCCTGACCAAGTGCCAAATGGTGTGCATTGTGCCTCAACTAGTAATAGAAACTTTGAAGGTCGCCAAGGTAAAGGTGCCCGTACCCACCTAGTTTCCCCTGCTATGGCAGCAGCGGCAGCTATTAATGGTAAATTCGTAGATGTTAGAAAGGTGGTCGTTTAA
- the ilvA gene encoding threonine ammonia-lyase IlvA encodes MTVKTTVSSKDIDEAFLNLKDVAKETPLQKDHYLSHKYECNVYLKREDLQWVRSFKLRGAYNAIIALNEKDRQNGITCASAGNHAQGVAYTASKLNLTAVIFMPVTTPLQKINQVKFFGGSNVDIVLTGDTFDECLKEALIYTQDYAMNFIDPFNNIYTIAGQGTIAKEIIEQSKKDDINFDYLFAAIGGGGLISGVGTYFKDHSKETSIVGVEPAGASSMYESVVVKNEIVTLQNIEKFVDGASVARVGEITYDISQKVVDDYVQVDEGAVCSTILDMYSKQAIIAEPAGALSVSALEKYKSKIKGKNVVCIVSGGNNDINRMKEIEERSLLFEEMKHYFILNFPQRPGALREFVNDVLGPKDDITKFEYLKKSSQNTGTVIIGIQLYNHSDLDNLKTNVSEFDPSNIYINENKMLYSLLI; translated from the coding sequence ATGACAGTTAAAACTACAGTGTCATCCAAAGATATTGATGAGGCTTTCTTAAATTTAAAAGATGTTGCAAAAGAAACCCCCTTACAAAAAGATCATTATCTTTCTCATAAATATGAATGTAACGTTTATTTAAAACGGGAAGATCTTCAATGGGTACGTTCATTTAAACTAAGAGGCGCTTATAATGCAATTATTGCTTTAAATGAGAAAGACCGACAAAATGGTATAACTTGCGCGAGTGCAGGTAATCACGCGCAAGGTGTAGCATACACAGCGAGTAAATTAAATTTAACTGCTGTAATCTTTATGCCTGTTACAACACCACTACAAAAAATAAATCAAGTAAAATTCTTTGGTGGATCTAATGTAGATATCGTTTTAACAGGTGATACTTTCGATGAATGTTTAAAAGAAGCACTCATATATACACAAGATTACGCAATGAATTTCATTGATCCTTTCAATAATATTTATACAATTGCAGGTCAAGGTACGATAGCTAAAGAGATTATTGAACAGTCTAAAAAAGATGACATAAACTTTGATTATTTATTTGCTGCTATTGGTGGCGGAGGCCTCATTTCAGGCGTTGGTACTTATTTTAAAGATCATTCTAAAGAAACATCGATTGTTGGTGTTGAACCAGCTGGCGCCAGTAGTATGTATGAATCAGTTGTCGTCAAAAACGAAATCGTCACATTACAAAATATTGAAAAATTTGTAGATGGTGCTTCTGTCGCACGTGTTGGAGAAATCACTTATGACATTTCACAAAAAGTTGTTGATGATTACGTGCAAGTGGATGAAGGTGCAGTTTGTTCTACAATTTTGGACATGTATTCTAAGCAAGCTATAATTGCAGAACCCGCTGGTGCATTAAGTGTATCTGCTTTAGAAAAATACAAATCTAAAATTAAAGGTAAGAATGTCGTCTGCATCGTAAGCGGTGGAAACAATGATATTAATAGAATGAAAGAGATTGAAGAGCGCTCATTACTCTTTGAGGAAATGAAACATTACTTCATTTTAAATTTCCCACAAAGACCTGGTGCTTTAAGAGAATTTGTAAATGATGTGCTTGGACCAAAAGATGATATTACTAAGTTTGAATACCTCAAAAAATCATCCCAAAACACTGGTACAGTTATTATCGGAATCCAACTATATAACCATAGTGACTTGGATAATTTAAAAACTAATGTTTCTGAATTTGATCCATCCAATATTTACATCAATGAAAATAAAATGCTTTATTCGTTATTAATTTAA
- the mazE gene encoding type II toxin-antitoxin system antitoxin MazE, which produces MSSFNQSRNHNIEQSLKEGYSQMADLNLSLAAEAFPFECEACDCNETFLSSNNTSD; this is translated from the coding sequence ATGTCCAGTTTTAACCAAAGTAGAAACCATAATATAGAACAATCTTTAAAAGAAGGCTATTCTCAAATGGCTGATTTGAATCTCTCCCTTGCAGCAGAAGCTTTTCCCTTTGAATGTGAAGCTTGTGATTGCAATGAAACTTTTCTTAGTTCGAACAATACTAGTGATTGA
- a CDS encoding type II toxin-antitoxin system PemK/MazF family toxin has translation MMRRGDVYLADLSPVQGSEQGGVRPVVIIQNDTGNKYSPTVIVAAITGRINKAKIPTHVEIEKKKYKLDKDSVILLEQIRTLDKKRLKEKLTYLSEDKMKEVNNALDISLGLHNVRNHK, from the coding sequence TTGATGCGAAGAGGAGATGTATATCTAGCTGATTTATCGCCAGTTCAAGGGTCTGAACAAGGGGGAGTAAGGCCCGTTGTCATTATACAAAATGATACTGGTAATAAATATAGTCCTACCGTAATTGTCGCGGCGATTACTGGTAGGATTAATAAAGCTAAAATTCCGACTCATGTAGAAATAGAAAAGAAAAAGTATAAACTTGATAAGGATTCGGTTATACTTCTTGAACAAATTAGAACATTAGATAAAAAGAGACTAAAAGAAAAATTAACGTATTTATCAGAAGACAAAATGAAAGAAGTCAATAATGCGCTTGATATTAGTTTAGGATTACATAATGTTAGAAATCACAAATAA
- the leuB gene encoding 3-isopropylmalate dehydrogenase has protein sequence MSYNIVSLPGDGIGPEIMSGSLEVLQLLSKKFNFEYTIEEHDFGGVAIDHHGSPLPEDTLTACKNADAILLGSVGGPKWTDPNNRPEQGLLGIRKTLGLFANIRPTTVTDGTSHLSPIKEAKVAGTDFVIVRELTGGIYFGEPKHWNQDQALDSLTYTKPEIERIAHVAFKLAQKRNKKLTSVDKENVLASSKLWRQVINNVAQDYPDVEVNHLLVDACAMHLITNPTQFDVIVTENLFGDILSDEASVIPGSLGLSPSASFSEQGTRLYEPIHGSAPDIANQNKANPFGMLLSVAMCLRESFDEEQAASHLERVVYQLIKDSKTTSDLGGHCTTTEVFQSVKANI, from the coding sequence ATGAGTTATAACATAGTTTCATTACCCGGAGATGGTATTGGACCTGAAATTATGAGTGGTTCGCTTGAAGTATTACAACTACTGAGCAAAAAATTTAATTTTGAATACACTATAGAGGAGCATGATTTTGGTGGCGTAGCCATTGATCATCATGGCTCACCTTTACCAGAAGACACATTAACAGCGTGTAAAAATGCCGATGCTATACTTTTAGGTTCTGTAGGTGGTCCTAAATGGACTGATCCTAATAATAGGCCCGAACAAGGTCTTTTAGGTATTAGAAAGACATTAGGTCTTTTTGCCAATATACGACCTACTACAGTAACTGATGGTACGAGTCATTTGTCCCCTATTAAAGAAGCAAAAGTAGCTGGAACAGATTTTGTTATAGTTCGTGAGTTAACCGGCGGTATTTATTTCGGTGAACCGAAACATTGGAATCAAGACCAAGCACTTGATTCATTAACATATACTAAACCTGAAATTGAACGTATCGCACATGTTGCATTTAAATTAGCTCAAAAGCGTAATAAAAAACTTACTTCAGTTGATAAGGAAAATGTTTTAGCATCAAGTAAATTATGGCGCCAAGTTATTAATAATGTTGCGCAAGATTATCCTGATGTGGAAGTAAATCATCTGCTTGTTGATGCTTGCGCAATGCATTTAATTACTAATCCTACTCAATTTGATGTTATTGTAACTGAAAATTTATTTGGAGATATATTGAGTGATGAAGCTTCAGTTATACCTGGTTCTCTAGGTTTATCACCTTCTGCTAGTTTTAGCGAACAAGGCACTAGACTTTATGAACCGATTCACGGTTCAGCGCCTGATATAGCAAACCAAAACAAAGCAAATCCTTTTGGTATGTTATTATCAGTGGCGATGTGTTTAAGAGAAAGTTTCGATGAAGAACAAGCTGCATCACACTTAGAGCGCGTAGTTTATCAACTTATAAAAGATAGCAAAACGACGAGTGATCTTGGAGGTCATTGTACTACTACAGAAGTCTTTCAATCTGTGAAAGCAAATATATAA
- a CDS encoding Tex family protein: MDNNLIQSIHQKFNFTTKQITSVLQLLEDKNTVPFIARYRKEQTGGLDEVQIKQINDEYQYKVNLLKRKEEVINNIEEQGLLTDELKQEILNQTKLQRVEDLYRPFKQKKKTRATEAKRKGLEPLAHWIQNPTQEDLEITAKQYISEEVPSVEDAIKGAQDIIAEQISDNPKYRSKILKDTYHNGNITSRKRKNAEDEKAIFEMYYDFSEPIKRIANHRVLAMNRGEKEKIVSIKLDMEHANLHKFIYQQEVKKSNKVDYLIDEAIQDSLKRLIMPSIEREIRGDLTERAENHAIDVFSENLNNLLLQPPLKGKQILGVDPAFRTGCKLAVINPFGTFIAKGVIYPHPPVNKKQQAETTMLQFINDYDIELIAIGNGTASRETEQFTANLIQQHKLNVQFIIVNEAGASVYSASEVARAEFPDFQVEERSAVSIGRRVQDPLSELVKIDPKSIGVGQYQHDVNQKFLEGALTFVVEKAVNQVGVDVNTASKSLLQYVSGLSGTIADNIIKYREEHGLIKHNKEIASVKRLGAKTFEQSIGFLRITNGEEPLDNTSIHPESYGVTYKLLEEIGFDVSQLGTQELKARLNEIDQQDVASRLNVGLPTLEDIVKSLIAPNRDPRDNFDTPILKSDVLSIDDLNQGMKLSGTVRNVVDFGAFVDIGVKQDGLVHVSKLSKRFVKNPMEIVSVGDIVDVWIIGIDENKGKVSLSMVDPNEQ, encoded by the coding sequence ATGGATAATAATTTAATTCAATCGATTCATCAAAAATTTAATTTCACTACAAAACAAATAACATCAGTGTTGCAATTGTTAGAAGATAAAAATACGGTTCCTTTTATAGCAAGATATAGAAAAGAACAAACTGGTGGTCTAGACGAAGTTCAGATTAAACAAATTAATGATGAGTATCAATATAAGGTCAATTTGTTAAAAAGAAAAGAAGAAGTCATTAATAATATTGAAGAACAAGGTTTATTGACAGATGAATTAAAGCAAGAGATTTTAAATCAAACTAAATTACAAAGAGTCGAAGATTTATATAGGCCATTTAAACAAAAGAAAAAGACACGAGCAACTGAGGCAAAGCGTAAAGGTCTAGAACCATTAGCCCATTGGATACAAAATCCTACGCAAGAAGACTTGGAAATTACCGCAAAGCAATATATTTCCGAAGAGGTTCCTTCTGTTGAAGACGCTATTAAAGGAGCACAAGATATAATTGCAGAACAAATATCTGACAATCCCAAATATCGTAGTAAAATACTAAAAGATACATATCATAATGGTAATATTACTTCACGAAAAAGAAAAAATGCCGAAGATGAAAAAGCAATATTTGAAATGTACTATGACTTTAGTGAACCAATTAAACGCATCGCAAATCATAGAGTCTTAGCAATGAATCGTGGTGAGAAAGAAAAAATAGTCAGCATTAAACTAGATATGGAGCATGCAAACTTACATAAATTCATCTATCAACAAGAAGTGAAAAAAAGTAATAAAGTAGATTATCTTATAGACGAAGCTATTCAAGATAGTTTGAAAAGATTAATCATGCCATCTATTGAACGTGAGATTAGAGGTGATTTAACAGAAAGAGCTGAAAATCATGCGATTGATGTTTTCAGTGAAAATTTAAACAACTTATTATTACAACCACCATTAAAAGGCAAACAAATTTTAGGTGTGGACCCAGCTTTCAGAACAGGTTGTAAATTAGCAGTTATTAATCCATTTGGTACATTTATAGCTAAAGGTGTCATATACCCACATCCACCAGTTAATAAAAAACAACAAGCAGAAACTACGATGTTACAGTTTATCAATGATTACGATATTGAATTAATTGCTATTGGTAATGGTACGGCAAGCAGAGAAACTGAACAGTTTACTGCTAATTTAATTCAACAACATAAATTAAATGTTCAATTTATCATTGTAAATGAAGCAGGGGCTTCGGTTTATTCTGCTTCAGAAGTGGCACGCGCAGAGTTTCCAGATTTTCAAGTTGAGGAAAGAAGCGCGGTATCTATTGGGCGTAGAGTACAAGACCCTCTAAGTGAATTAGTGAAGATTGACCCTAAATCGATTGGAGTAGGCCAATACCAACATGATGTAAATCAAAAGTTTTTAGAAGGTGCCCTTACTTTCGTTGTTGAAAAAGCAGTTAACCAAGTAGGAGTTGATGTTAATACAGCATCGAAATCTTTATTACAATACGTTTCAGGCTTATCAGGCACCATTGCAGATAATATTATTAAATATCGAGAAGAGCATGGTTTGATAAAACATAATAAAGAAATAGCGAGTGTTAAACGATTAGGGGCTAAGACTTTTGAACAAAGTATTGGTTTTCTACGTATTACCAATGGTGAAGAACCATTGGATAATACTTCAATCCATCCTGAAAGTTATGGAGTAACTTATAAACTATTAGAAGAAATTGGCTTTGATGTATCCCAGCTAGGTACTCAAGAATTGAAAGCAAGATTAAATGAAATAGACCAGCAAGACGTTGCATCTAGACTTAATGTTGGGTTACCTACATTAGAAGATATAGTGAAATCATTGATAGCACCTAATCGTGACCCAAGAGATAACTTTGATACACCAATTCTTAAATCTGATGTTCTTTCAATAGACGATTTAAATCAAGGAATGAAATTAAGTGGCACCGTTAGAAATGTAGTCGATTTTGGAGCATTCGTTGATATTGGAGTAAAACAAGATGGTTTAGTGCATGTGTCTAAATTATCAAAACGCTTCGTTAAAAATCCAATGGAAATTGTAAGTGTAGGAGATATAGTAGACGTTTGGATAATTGGTATTGATGAAAACAAAGGGAAAGTATCATTATCAATGGTTGATCCGAATGAACAATGA
- the rsbW gene encoding anti-sigma B factor RsbW produces the protein MQSKQDYIEMRLPASAEYVSLIRLTLSGVFSRAGASYDDIEDSKIAVSEAVTNAVKHAYKDGAETGMINLCFEIFDDKIRIVISDQGESFDYEKTKEQLGPYQENENIDFLREGGLGLFLIESLMDEVTVDKNPGVTISMTKYIKKEQVRNDDERVEIG, from the coding sequence ATGCAAAGTAAACAAGACTATATTGAAATGCGTCTACCAGCTTCTGCAGAATACGTGAGTTTAATAAGATTAACTTTATCTGGTGTGTTTTCTAGAGCGGGTGCATCTTATGATGATATAGAAGATTCTAAGATAGCTGTCAGTGAAGCAGTTACTAATGCTGTTAAACATGCATATAAAGATGGTGCTGAAACAGGTATGATTAATCTTTGTTTTGAAATTTTTGATGACAAAATTAGAATTGTAATTTCAGACCAAGGCGAAAGCTTTGATTACGAAAAAACAAAAGAACAACTTGGACCATATCAAGAAAATGAAAATATTGACTTTCTTAGAGAAGGTGGTTTAGGCTTATTCTTAATTGAATCATTAATGGACGAAGTTACCGTCGATAAAAATCCAGGGGTAACTATTAGTATGACAAAGTATATAAAAAAAGAGCAGGTGCGAAATGATGACGAAAGAGTCGAAATCGGTTAA
- a CDS encoding anti-sigma factor antagonist, with product MNLNIEKVTHEQHYEIKVGGELDVYTVPELEEVLVPLRQEGTHDIHVNLENVSYMDSTGLGLFVGTLKALNQNDKELYIFGASDRISRLFDITGLKDLMHVNEGTEVE from the coding sequence ATGAATCTTAATATTGAAAAAGTAACTCATGAACAACATTATGAGATTAAAGTTGGCGGAGAATTAGATGTATATACAGTACCTGAACTAGAAGAGGTTTTAGTGCCGCTAAGACAAGAAGGCACTCATGATATACATGTTAATTTAGAGAATGTGAGTTATATGGATTCCACTGGTTTGGGTTTATTCGTAGGTACGTTAAAAGCCTTAAATCAAAATGATAAAGAACTATATATATTCGGTGCTTCTGATCGTATTAGCCGTTTGTTTGATATAACAGGGTTAAAAGATTTAATGCATGTTAATGAAGGAACGGAGGTTGAATAA